Below is a genomic region from Taeniopygia guttata chromosome W, bTaeGut7.mat, whole genome shotgun sequence.
ggccggggccgcgggggccGCGGGGGTCCGgcccccgcccgctccccccggccccgcctgtCCCGGGACGCGGGtcccccgcccggccccccgGTGCGCCCGGCAGCTCCGGCAGCCGCAGGAGGGACGCTCACGGAGAGCGCCGTGCGGTGCGGAACGCGCACCTTCAGCACCCGGCCCTGGAgagcagccccggccccgcgcccctccgccggccccgagccccgcACAGTCCCACCGGACAGAGCCGGGGTGCGCGATGTCGGCGCTGCGGGAGGCGGGGGCCGGCTAGCTCCGCACTGCCCCGCGGATCGGAGAAGCGGCCGGGGACGCGCTGTGCGGAGGACGCACTGCGGGGCCGGCCGGTCGGCGCTGCGCTTCGAGATCCGCGATCCGCTCCCCGCGCGGCACCGGCTTGCACTTACCTGCTAGCCGCAGGGCAGACATCCTCTGGAACTCCGGCTCCTGCAGCCACTTCCACATCCTGCGGAACGTCTCCCGGCCGGACTTGAGTTTACTCCAAGGCTTGGGGTTCCGCAGCAAGTCCGAGAGGGTCCCCTGGGAGCGGCACAGCACTCGTTGGGCGAAGATGGCCTGCGGGATGCTGTAGCGCTTCAGCTCCGCCGTGATCCTTTGTGCCACCTCCTTGGTGTTgatctcctccagctgccccgcgccgctcccctgcgggccggcggcggggggcggccgctcccggccggcgggcagcgcggggccgtgcggcggcggcggcccggggGGCGCGGGGTGGTGCGCGCCGTTCAGGGGCGGCAGCATGGCCGGGGGCGTCCCCAGCCCCCGGGGCAGGTGCTGCTCTCCCCGCGCCAGCATCGCCGCGTGCGCCTCGAAGTTGGGGCTCAGCATCTTGTCGTGGCCAGGCGGCCCGTAGCCGTGCAGGCCCTGCTGGGATCCAGGGAGCGGGCCCAGCCCGTTGCCCAGCGGCGAGAGGCTCTGCCCCACGGCCGGCACCTCCTTGTAGGGCCCGTAAAGGCTGTTGACGGCCGGCAGCCCGCGCTCGTCCCGCATGAGCGTGAAGCCGCCGCCGGCGCTGCCCGGCAGGcgctggtggtggtggtggtggtggtgggcgTGCGGGTGGGCATGCGGGTGGTGGAACTTGTCGGAGACGGCGGAGATGGGCGGCAGGGGCTGGAGCGGCGTCA
It encodes:
- the LOC116807017 gene encoding one cut domain family member 2; amino-acid sequence: MRSGRGGRRCLGGEPGACAMNPELAMEPLGSLHGAAGHEPEMMGSPSPHHGGRSAGPLRVPPPPPPPPPPPPHQELPPAARPTMVPSMASLLDGAAEYRPELSIPLHHAMSVPCEASPPGMGMSGTYTTLTPLQPLPPISAVSDKFHHPHAHPHAHHHHHHHQRLPGSAGGGFTLMRDERGLPAVNSLYGPYKEVPAVGQSLSPLGNGLGPLPGSQQGLHGYGPPGHDKMLSPNFEAHAAMLARGEQHLPRGLGTPPAMLPPLNGAHHPAPPGPPPPHGPALPAGRERPPPAAGPQGSGAGQLEEINTKEVAQRITAELKRYSIPQAIFAQRVLCRSQGTLSDLLRNPKPWSKLKSGRETFRRMWKWLQEPEFQRMSALRLAACKRKEQEPNKERNNSQKKSRLVFTDLQRRTLFAIFKENKRPSKEMQITISQQLGLELTTVSNFFMNARRRSLEKWQDDLSSGGSSSAPSTCSKA